ggaaaggtgcttattcttcctttttcttctcttcctcctcttcatcagGCTCCTCCTCATCTTTCTCGCTATACTGTGATGCCGCATCCATTTTTTCTGGAAGCTGGAAGCAGAGAAAacggggggttggggggttggattattatttattatctgtgcatgtgtgtgtgtttggtgtctAGACTTCTGTGCTGAAATCTCTCTAAATCCCTTTGATCAGCCAACAAGGATTCCAGGGGCTTTTCCTTTGCAGAAGCTCCTGTGCTATTAACATCTGCATGGCAGGGAGCACAGCAATGCAATGCAAGCACAACAATGCGGGGAAGAGCAAAATACCTGTTGAATTCTCTCCCCTGACCTGGCTTGGACTTCTTTAAATATGCAGGAGTCTCTGCTAGGCAGCGAGAAAAAATTCAGATCCTGCCCTTTCCTCAAATCAGGAAAAGTTTATCTAATTAGCTTGATTTGCATGTAGCAGGACTTCCTTATTATACTTTTGCACAAAGGAAGATCGGACTTCGTGATTTCAAGAGTAGAGGTGAATGAGCatattttcatttctgaaaaGGCGCTGGAGCTAAAGCCCATTTTGGAACGGAAAGGATTTCCACTGCATGACTTCAGCTTGCAACACAGAAGTGAATTGACTGTGTTTAACCCAGTGATGGGAGAAATtacctttgcacatgctcaggggtTCACTTTACTTCACACACCCTGCAGCTAAATCCTGACAATGTTCCTGATCCCTGGCTCAAATCAAGTCCTGGCTCAGAGTTACAGGGAACAACGGAAAGGTAGGTCAACGGGGCTCAAAGATCATCTTCCTTGTGAATAAAGGCTTACAGCAAACATCTTAGCTTAGagaaaaagagggtgggggaggcaggaaaCGCAGGACACTAAAAGGTTTGGGAGATCACGTACAGCAGGATTGGGGATCCTGTGGACTTCTGAATTTTCCTGGGcgccgactcccatcagccacaaccaacatggccagggaggatgggagttggaatGCAACCACGTAGAAAGGGCCACAGAGATGCACAGGGATGGAGAGAGTGAAGAGGAAAAAGTGATTTGCCCCTTCTCAaaagcaggtacagtggtacctcgcaagacgaatgccctgcaagatgaatttttcgcaagacgaatgcgttttgcgatctgatggtgactcgcaagacgaattcgttttgtgaaaaattcgtcttgtgaatcgcagtttcccataggaatgcattgaaatttaattaatgcattcctatgggaaaccgtgatttgcggaagacgaatttttcacgaaacgaattgactcgtggaacgaattaaattcgtcttgcgaggcaccactgtattcagggTCCACCCACTACAATCAAGGCGTAGGTTGAAGCAAAGggaaggactcccccccccattccacgaTGCAAAACTGAGCACCAATAGGACTCACTGGCTTTGTTCACTCACTCCTTGAGGATCACAGCATGTGTGCACAAAATCGAACAAAATTAAAGCTTAGAGCTTTCTGTGCCCTTTACAAACATATCACTTTGAAGGCTCTGCTTTTCATTGGAGCTGCTGTCACCATTGAAGAGAGACCTTCCTGCCTCACTTTAGTGAAAGCAAACAGCCCTGTTTTATTTTTCCAGGCATGCAGGGAGCGGGGAAGAAGCTGCTTTTTGCAGACATTTGCTGTGAGAGGGACTTCTCTCGCACGCAGCGGTCCCCGTGGATGCTGGTTCCTCCTTACCCCCTCAGCTGATGGGAATGGCAGAAAGAAGTGTATTGCTAACCCTATGCTTGGGGCTTCTCAAAATGCCCCTTGCACTGTGGATTTACCCAGAGACGGGATTCAAAGCCAAAGAGGCCAGcactaaaaaggccctgctctgaaTCTAGATCTGGCCCTCAGCGCCACAATGGTTCTCTGTTACATACAGACACAGCAGGCATGAGAATAGAAGCCCACTACTATTGTGCCCGAAGGAAGACTATCCTGAGCTGTGTGGGCTCAGCTCTCATGTCCAGATGTTCTTATGTCCCCAGTGACTGTCGGCTTCTCCCAGGCCCATGTTCTCCTCCTCACCTCTTCCTCGTCCTGGCTGGGCAAGACGGTGTAGCCGGACCCGATGGAGCCCTCCTGGTGATTGGCCAGAGCCTGCAGCTTAAGGGTAGTGGGGTCTGTCTCAAGCTCCTCCCCTCTTCCGTCAATGAGCGCCAACTCTTTCTGGGAGAGGAAATGGACGATGCCGGCACCAAAGGAGTCTCCCACCACATTGATGGAGGTCCTCATGCGGTCCctgcaaggaggagggaggaaaacagGGAGGAGGGGGTTAGAGCGATGTGGTCAAGGCCTATCCCTGCCTTTGCTGCCCATCCTGCCATTGTCCTTGCTTCCCAACCTATCTGCTTGCATTTGGGCCCATTACGTTTGGCCATTGCTGCCGCTGGAGCTCTCTGTCCGTTGGACAGCCTTCCAGGAACAGGCGACCTCTCTTGAGGGAGCTGCTTCGCACATTCGCTCTTGCTGCTTGGTGACTGCGCCCCCAAGTAGTGTCTTGGATGTGTGAATGAGCCACTGGACACCACAGAAAAAACCCACATCATGTTGCTTCGCCCTTCCTTGGGCCAGGCTTGTGCCAGGTGCCCTTGCCCCAGGCCCCGGAGAGCTAAGGTCCACCAGGGGCCTCTCAGGCCTGTCATGCCAAGAACAAGACTGCCACCCCAGGCCTTAGACAAGTTATGTACAGGCCTGCCTTGAAAACTATGCTTCCCACTGGGTTCAGTGCCACATTCAGACGTGTACATCACTAAATGTCGAGAACTGTAcatagggggccggtccactgtccctcagaccttgtggggggccagagtatattttgaaaaaaataaatgaacgaattcctacgccccacaaataactcagagatgcattttaaataaaaggacacattctactcatgtaaaaacaccaggcaggctccacaaataacccagagatgcattttaaataaaaggacacattctactcatgtaaaaacatgctgattcccagaccgtccatgggccggatttagaaggcagttgggccgcatccagcccccgggccttagtttggggacccctgggctagaaggatctgtcaatttcggttTACAGAGTTTTTcccttttccaatcttaaattcagttctccacatttcttcagCTATTTGAAATGAAAATTTGAGCAGCGTttcaatgcaaatttctcctaataaacacatttgtaaactgttttaactaatgcacacattttcgcAGGcgttttctcctaatataatgcattttttttgtatgttatatttACTCATAGAGTCTTTTTCGCACactctttcccctaatatatgcctttttgtaaactttggttggagaaccgcattgcaaaattcaggtaagtgaAAACAGAAGGATGGCAGTTTttcttctcatattgtttcagaaagtggaaagttcactttttttctttgctttttctctCTTGAGTTTCTATctcttgatttttctttctttttattttttttgttcttctttattctttttctttattttattctgtgttgAAAAATTTCAACACAGAATTTACAGCCAAGGGAGAGTGCAAATTTAAAAGATGTGGCTTCAAATCCAAACCGAACTCAACATTCCCCTATCCCTACTTGTACATGTTAGGTGGCCCTTAGAAATGTCACGGTGACCATGGCCAATTTGAAAACCTGgcttacagcagggatgggcGGAGCCTGTGGCTGTTCAGACATTTTGGGCGATGATCTCTGATGCAAGTTAACGGGACTTCGGCAGAAATAGGCAatgactggaaatgaagcagtatgaccatagctgccaagtctcccgttttccctgggaaacccagtgcgacggccattttggaactgggcacagcagcatcaaaagtcacttatgagcatgctccgcccagttccacaatggccgccgcgctacttccggtatgctactttcggtcggtcccttatttttcagagaggaacttggcggGTATGAGTATGACACGCCCCACAACTTTTGCTGGCGTGAACGGTATTGAAAGCGGGATTGTGTGTGACCGTCCCAATGGCGTCACGAGTGCAAATCATGATGAATTAGTAATAAAAAGGATTTTGGGTGGGGTGAGCGGTCctgcagaataaatccaccacaaagACACCCttattgttaaaaaataaacccaCCTGTCTGCAGGGCCCCTTTATTTACAGGGCCGCCGGCATGCTTCAGAGCATGGTTCCCGTGAGACGCAGCTACCGAGACAATCTTAATTTGCTCAGAATTTTTGCCTCTAGAGGTATAAATGAACATATGCAAATTCCACacatttttctaaaaataaataaacaaattaaggcCCGAGGAGATAAAAAGGCAACGGATGaggttcttcctcttccccttttatttgcacaacaaccctggaaggcgggttaggctgagagactgtgagcGGTTCAAGGTCGCCCAATgagagcttcacagctgagtggggattatgaaccctggtcacccagggtcctagtccaacatacTAACCACTATACTGCACTGTCTCTCAGAcgtgttgtggggtttttttttaatgaccctgAAGGGGGACATTGATGCCGTGGTTTGACCACACTCTGCTATCACTTTCCCAGACCAAACCCCTGCCCTTGACGTGACTCACAGTAGCCAGTCCACAGCAATGAGGAGGCTGATGTCCTCGGTCGGGAGTCCCACGGCTGTCAGGATTAAAAGCATGGTGACCAGCCCCGCACTGGGTATACTGGCTGCCCCTACACTAGCCAATGTGGCTGTTAGGCTGTGGgaacagaaagggagagaaatgagATGTTCGTTCACATTTATAGGCCGCAGAGCATCAAAGCAGCTTCCAAAAtttaaaataagtaaacaaaGCAATTATTAAAATAAGCAATGTAATTGCAGAAAGCAGCTGTATCTCAGGGGCAGGGCatcctgcttggcatgcagaaggtcccaggttcgatcctctgcatctacaggtagggctgggagagaccccggTCTGAAACCCTCGAgggctaaatggaccagtggtctgacatgGTAAGAACATTTGGGGATGTTTTTGCACACCGAAACTGTGGAAAAAGTCTTGGACAAATACTTTGGTCCAGTGCTAGCTTTAATGGCTCAAGTACGAAAGCCCCATAGAAAAGAAGCTATACAAATCTTTATGGTAGGGAATTCCACGCCGGTGCCACAACCAAAAAGGCTCTGCACTGTGCCACTACTGCAAACAAGGACTCTGCTGAACCGCTTAGTAAGTGGGCAACTTTGTATGTGAAATGGGATCTCCTCTCCTGCCCTTGGGGTGAGTTATGTCTGACCTGGGCACCAGCCGGCTCAtgaggggaaaaaaaaaacaggccTACCAAGTCACCTCACCTGACTGTTGCGATCTGTCCGCCATCTAAGTGTATGCTGTTCATCTGTGCAATGAAGATGGCTGCCACAGCCTCGTAGAGAGCGGTGCCGTCCATGTTTATAGTGGCCCCGATGGGCAGCACAAAGCGGGTCACCCGCTTGTCGATTTTCAAGTTCTCCTCAAGGCAGCGGAAAGTGACAGGCAGCGTCCCGGCGCTGGTGTGCAAAGGAGGCGGCAGGGGTAGCAGGGACGTAGGGAAAAGAGATTTTAAAAGCTGCATGTCCGTATGCAATTTCTCCAAAACTCTCCTTCCATCTTGTGCATCCATATCTGGGCACACATTGTTTGTACACCCTGTAGCCAGCAATCCTAAAGGGCCAATCCATACTTAATTTGAGTAACATGGCTGCTGCTGAGGTTGGCTGCTCCTCTCTCTCCAAAGAAAAGAGAGGAATTCTATCCTGAGGAGTTCCACCCTGAACGCTGCCTGGCAAGGAGAAGAGAAATGGGGGAGGCCAGGAAATCTACCTGCCCATCGCTACCTGCTGACCTTGAGGCCCATATTTCATTAAATTGGAAAGGCTAACTTATGTTCTTGTAATTCTGCTTGTTTAGCTTATGAAAGAATTTCTAAGTTGTCTATTGGTACTGTTATATGTCTTTTTGTAATCTTTGCATACTATTTTTCTCTGTTCATTTGCATTACTTTGTTCCCTTGCTCTGGGACTGAAAACATTCCATGAGGAATATTAATACTCTGCATGCGCAAAGTACAAAATTGTGCTtcgtgcatgtgcaaaatggacactTTGACATCCacaggttttgacttacgaagagcgccgtggaacagatcgcctttgtaagttgaggtaccacagTAAGTAAGAAagtaaataacaaacaaacaaacaaccacacacacacacacacaacaaacatgTTCCATAAACCACCTGCCAACATACACCCAACTTCATAAATTAACAATATGCTTAACTGGTaagtatttgttttttgtttttttaattaattataaattttcccaagTGAGCAGATAAATGAAATGTCCACAGCCACATAAACACTACAGTGTCTGCTAAAATGGAAGCTACGCGAGAGCTGCCCTTACCTGGAGGCTGTGCCAAGAGCCGTAATCCAGGCCTGGAAGATGCCAGCGTAGAAAAGGAAGGGGTTCTGGCGCGTGATGACGAAGAAGATGAGGGGCAGCACCATAGCACCGTGGATGACCAGCCCCACAATGACCGTCACCATGTACATGCCCAGCTGACGGGCCACCATCTCCAGGTCCTTGATACTGGCAATCTTGCCGCAGATGAGGGAAGCGATGCCAAATGGCGAGTACCTATGTTGAGGAGGGGGACATTCAGAAGACTGTTAGATGCTATTGAAGCAGCCGCTGAGTTAGCAGCACACAGGTagactacggaactccctcccacaggaaacaGGTATGGCCATTGTCTTGGACTGGctagacacagaggaatggtgggaggcaccagctggggagccCCCCTGAGGGAAAAAGGCTCAGAGTCAGGGGATTAGTGGTGGGACGACgaagagtggtcagagggagaagactgggatgAGTCGGAAGTTGGAGAAGcaacaggctttagtgagcaggaagagtctgcggcagagggcagtccagaatcagagcaggcacagaagcaagagaggagtgaagccaagaggcagagatgagtcaggctggtgaggaGGCAGGTAAAATCCCATCCAGAGTAGGAAGCCTTGATGGCTAGGCTGGACAGGTGGAGCCACTTCAAACCCTGGGAATCCTTTGTTGCCTCGCATGTTGCTCCAGTCTGCACCCCCCGCCCCAGCTCTTACCACATGGGGGAGTTGTACATGGAGATGTGGGTGCTCATTTATACGTCTGGGTGGTGTTCAAATTAATAGGGGGGCAGGAGTCAGAGGGATCCGGGCCTCCCTATCTTTCATGATGGCCCCATTAGTGGAAGGGCACCACAGGGGGAGAGGGAATTAGTGGTTTGTTTGAGTGTGTTTCAAAAAGGGTCCCCTACTCCCTCCCCCATTATTTGATCACTGTCTTTAGAAACTTCCAACACCTGCTTTAAAGACTAGCACTTTCTGGGTGTTTGGCACAGTCTGCTCGACTTGTATGTTTGGAAATAAGCAGGTACAAGTGTGACCTGCAACTCAACACTTCTTTGTGGAGTTCTCCTCCtttagggttccagccagccatgccctttgtAGGGCACTCCATTCCAGATTAATCCAGACTAATCCATCTCCCAAAGgacgcaggtggagctgtgggttaaaccacagagcctagggcttgccgatcagaaggtcggcagttcgaatccccacaaaggGGTGAGCtactgttgctcggtcccagctcctgccaacttagcagttcgagagcacatcaagtgcaagtagataaataggtaccactccgacgggaaggtaaacgccgtttccgtgcgctgctctggttcgccagaagcggcttagtcatgctggccacatgacctggaagctgtatgccggctccctcggccaataacacgagatgtgcacctcaaccccagagtcggtcacgaattggacctaacggtcaggggtccctttacctttacctatctctgatggcaaaaaacaacagcaataacccACAGGACTGTAGTTCTTGCTTCCATACTTACAAGGAAActgacactgatttttttttaaaagaaattaatctCTAGGTTGCATATCTGTATGTGAGTCTCTCTTACCACATGATCATAGAGACCAGCTTCATGATGATCTCATTGAGGATGTTGAAGAAGTCGGCCATGGGCTTGGCCTGCTCGCCCATCTTCCCCATGCAAATGCCAAAGGCAATGAAGAAGCCAATCAAACctgcaagggaggggagggggaggagagaaagggggagtCAAAGAGAAGGAGGGATCTCTCGCCAACCCTGTGCTCTGTCTCCCCAATACAGGATGCTGAATGAAcagttaaaaaaacacaaacccaccTACCTCTCTTCTCTTATGTGCACACCAGATGCaggtaggaggaggagaggtgtgcttaatttatgtttattaaaaatgttaaatttCAAAAATTCAAAACTGAAATGTTGAAACAATGTTGAGTTTGAAAATTTCTAAattcaaaatattgaaataacATTGAGTTTGAAAAGCATGTAAAAATGAGTCTTAACTAATCACTTTTGGAGGCCCCCCAAAAAGGATTAATGTGCCAAATTTAATTTCTTCTCTGCTTTCCTGCCCCtcccctattttatttatttgcttttgaatTAATGTACTGCCCAATTAACAgtggggcttttggggggggaaagatcACAACTTTTAAAACCACACAATTCAAATGCAAGTATCTAAGGCCTTGTCCACACATGGAGAGGAAGGTGTCCGAATTCCTAGGTGGTAGAATGGGCAGTACCATTTCGGACAGCAGAGGGAAGATCACAGTAGCAAATGCTCCCATATTATAAAGAAAGCAGAAAGCACTCACAGCAAAGAGAAGGTTGAGACCAAACCTTTCCTGCTGATGTCCTGGGTCCACACCCCTCCTCTTGTTTGTATAGTTTTGGCAGGGAGTTTTCCCCCTGGGGAATAAAATGCTATCCTCTACCCGCAGCCTGCAGTGGTACAGTCCTTAAGTCTCACCATCTCAGGCTTCTACcacttcattctgctgcatgaACAGCATTCATGATGGAGGACATTCTAAAAGCATGCATATATagctttaaaatttaaaaatgattcCACGTGGCGTGGCTATGACTTCGTGAGTTGTTTATCCACAGCACCCTCCATTTTTGCTCTCGGCCTCTCTGCCAAGCTCTTCCAGTCTTGCTCTTGACCAAAGGCTCACCCAAAACATTCATTCCAGCCTTGAACTCCAGCTGCTTCTGGGTCACGGTGCTGGGACCCACGTTGACCTCCGTGATGGTGGTGTTGAGCACTGACCCGCTGGCGTGGACGATCTGACTCACGTTTTCCTTACGGACCACAATTGGGGGCACAGGGACCTTCGTCGAGATGGTTTGGAGCTGTGTGAGAAAGAGGCGGCATGGTAGGTGGAGAGGGCGGTTTGGAAGTGACCAACCATTGCCAAACCACTGCCCCAGCCCCTGCCGGCCTTTGCTTCCCTGATCCATACATGGATTTGCTATGTGTGTTACCTGCTGGAAACAGGCTTGGACCAGGTTTTCGGGGAACAGGTTCCTGATCAAGTCCAGAAAAGCATCCAAACTGGAGACTTCCTCGTTCCTGGTCATCACCGTGGGGGATTTCTTGAGTTTTGGGTTGCCGGGGTGAATGGACAAGACCAGAATGACACCCAATATGGCTGCCAACACAGTGGTGGACATGTAATAAACCATGGCGCGAGTGCCCATGCGCCCGCTGGATTTGGCATCGAGGCCGGCCAGACCTGCCCACAAAACACATCACAAGAGGTTACGGGGTCAAGGGATGAAGAGAGGCCACCCTGCCTAAGCCCATCCTCCATGGAAGTTTGTAAGAGGTGGACAGACCAAACAGAGAGTCACAAAGAAAATAACagctggaaggagaggaggcagttGCAGAATGGTGTCTCAGGGAGTGGAACCAGCTTCCTCCTGCCGCTCATGATGAGCCATACACTGGgataggcaaaggtaaaggacccctgatggtTAAAGTCCAGTCCAATTCgattatggggtgtggcgctcatctctgctttcaggccaaagaagccagtgtttgtccacagacagctttccggtcatgtggccagcatgactaaactgcttctggcgcatggaacaccgtgatgagtgccagagcgcatggaaatgctgtttgtaGTGAGATAATGAGCATCCAATACAAGAACAGATCTGCATCTGATGTAGAACAAATTGGGGGTTCTAACACAAAACACTAATATTGGCAAAGAGAGGTGTACAAAGACCTGGCCAAGGAGAAAGCCAATGTGGTAGTTATAatgtcagattaggacctgggagaccagggtttgaatccccacttggccatgaagctcactgagaaaccttgggccagtcactgcctgacACCTTAACTTAGCTCACATGTACAGCCCCTTCACACACCAGTCAAATGCACAGATCAGGTGGCATGTTCACTGCATGTGTTGGCAGTGATAGGGGGCTGGTCTCCCACAACTAGGGATGGGTGAGAAgtttaattcagttcacattttaaagacGTATATTGacaaaataattgttgttgttgttgctgttgtttagtcgtttagttgtgtctgactcttcgtgactgcGAATCAAAACACAGATGTcctacaaaattcacacttcttcagatttagcagtgcagttctccaaccattgTCTGCAAAAATTCATATATAGGGCAGAgtgtgtgtataaaaatgaacatattagtGATAGtggtgggaaattgcagtcaGACATAACTATGCATGAATGCTATTTAGTGCACAAAGGGATTAATACTAGAGAGTTctgttcctagactcagctaAGTCATGCCCCCTCACCTCCATGAGGGAGGAAGCGAAGCAGCTGTTCTTCCCTTTACTATCTCCATGCCTTTTAACTGACCAAGGAAGACGTGTCTAAGCCAACTGCAAGCTTAGAACACATATTTTAAGCTTTCTGCATTTTCTACCCAAGAGTGTTCTGCCTGTGTTCACCTTGCTGCTACTTGGACAAATACaagaatctgacctttggaacattttgtaagtaaaacattttaaacttacttaacagtgtgtgCTTTGATCATttcaagaggaggagaaaacgggggaagcgCTGTATGCAACTAAACAGGATAAAAGGGTCTAACAACCTATATCCCCATTGCTATACTGCTGCTTGACTTTTGTGAGCTTAAACTCTGCTACTGGGGGCTCTCTCCTGCTGGAGAGTGACTTTATCCCTGTATTTTGAATCTAGGCACCCAGCTGATTCTTTTGTTATTTTAGTCACACAGGGATCACAGGGATTaatattttcctcccacaaatataacatacaaaaatacgtTAAATTGGGGGAAATTGATTGCAAAAATATGTTTGCTAGTCAAAACTgcttataaaaatgtgtttattaggataaatttgctctAAATTCCTGATGATTTTTCATTATTgcagaagtgtggagaactgagtttaagactaggaaaaggagaaactgagaaaaatgaAACTGACCGATCTTTACATCCTTTCCCACAACCCTCTCTTACATTCTTTCAAGGCATGGGGAGGGCCCTCTTATGAACTCACCTTggatgtcatccccccccccaagtttcacAAATTGTTCCTTGTTTCAATCTCTTTCAGCGAAAACCCAATCTCTTGGAAGGCCAGCTAAGCTATACAGAGGCTAGCGCCCCACTCCTGAGGTTTGGGATCTGGGGCGATttctcccacctcccccccaaCTCTCACCTGAAATGAGACTGGATATCACAAGAGGCAAGATCAGCATTTTCAACATGCGCATAAGGATGTCCCCGGGAAAAGAAATAAGCATGATCAGGTCGCTGTCGAGAGGTGGGAGCAACCTCAGGAGACTTCCAAACAGAGCTCCCAAAATCACTCCTGAAACGAAGAGGAAAAAGACaaggtcccaggattcttcagaagTAGCTGTCACCAGGTTGGGAGCAGGACTAGGCTGTTTCTAGACAGGGAGTCCCTTATCAGTGGTACCAGTAAGGTTGGCCTTTGGGGTTCCCATTTTTTGTACCTGCTTTTAAAGCTATTTTCAGGTTGCTTTTTTAATGGAAACCACCTTAGAAAAcaattcattaataataatagaaacaataTCTAAAGATGGACACTCCCATAAACCCATTACGTTAGagtctaagacaggcacccccaacctgtggccctccagatgttttggcctacaactctcatgatccctagctaacaggaccagtggtcagggatgatgggcattgtagtccaaaacatctggagggccaaaggttggagatgcctggtctaagaccaCTGCCCCAttaaacacacttacctgggaggaatcatagaattgtggagtcggaagggacactgaggatcatctagtccaaccccaggaatatgaagctgtcccatatggggatcgaacctgcaactttgccgttgtcagcaccacactctagccaactgagctacccaagTCCCACCAAATTCAGTGAGGTGATTTCCATCTGTTTTagtgttttaacttttgtatgtttaaaaATATAGCTGTCGCTTGTTTCTgggttttactgttttatctttagtaaaccgctttgaggttgttgttgtttacaatcaagtggtgtatgaatttcatgaaataaataataacaacaacaattagggCTGAGCACGCTCAGTGgtcatggaatgctgactgagtgttgggtgtgtgtgtgggtgacaactgggtgggtggggatgaatGGAAATGAGTGCCTGGATTCTTGAGTGGCCACTTGCCACCTGCTAAAATTGGCACATTGAGCTGCCGTTAAATGCACAGGACAGAAAGTGGTCCGTTCAGTTTGCAAAACTATCTGAAACTGGCTTGCGATCGTAGCGCACAGATACCGacaccgcccgcccccccccacgcaAAGCTGAGCTGCAGCTCTGGATTCTGTGTGGGTGTGCTAAATTCAAGCATTCAGGGCAGGATCATGATGATACCGATTTCTTAAACCGTTTGGTGAAAACAGGATCTTTTCATGGGATCTGTTCACAGAGTCAGTGTCCTACTTGGAGTAAAGCCAGGCTACAGGGGTTCACGCCCCCGAATCCGCGCTGGGAAAAGATCCAGGATAAAAATGGCTGGATACTGCCAGGGCAAAGTCAGGACAGGAAGTCAGCTGGGAGGGACAAATCCAACCCTCTCCTGGTCCTACTTATTATATCCAGGGCTGCAGAGACCCCCCTTATTAAACTTACTGGAGGTCTTTTCATAGTTGTTGTAGCATTGAAACCCACGGATTCTCTTGCCCAATGAAACGACGTTCAAAGCGAACCGTATAAACCAGAGAAACTGGTCCAGagctgtaggttttattttgaacTACGTCTAGAGGTTTGGGAAGGGTGCGTGGAAAATCATTTTAGCCACAGGTAGGAAAGGTGAGGGGCAACAGAGAAATCCAAATGGGGAAGGGTATTATGAATGCATAAAGCAAAAGCATTTTGTTCTAGACATTGCTGGCATTTCCCACAAACGTTTTTCAACAGCGCTGGGAGCTAGGAACCTGCTCAAATGGCAA
The window above is part of the Zootoca vivipara chromosome 13, rZooViv1.1, whole genome shotgun sequence genome. Proteins encoded here:
- the LOC118095416 gene encoding excitatory amino acid transporter 2-like, encoding MTNHVEVPMADGPHISLEVLPKPCLDKYCGWLIRNLLLTLTIAGVILGALFGSLLRLLPPLDSDLIMLISFPGDILMRMLKMLILPLVISSLISGLAGLDAKSSGRMGTRAMVYYMSTTVLAAILGVILVLSIHPGNPKLKKSPTVMTRNEEVSSLDAFLDLIRNLFPENLVQACFQQLQTISTKVPVPPIVVRKENVSQIVHASGSVLNTTITEVNVGPSTVTQKQLEFKAGMNVLGLIGFFIAFGICMGKMGEQAKPMADFFNILNEIIMKLVSMIMWYSPFGIASLICGKIASIKDLEMVARQLGMYMVTVIVGLVIHGAMVLPLIFFVITRQNPFLFYAGIFQAWITALGTASSAGTLPVTFRCLEENLKIDKRVTRFVLPIGATINMDGTALYEAVAAIFIAQMNSIHLDGGQIATVSLTATLASVGAASIPSAGLVTMLLILTAVGLPTEDISLLIAVDWLLDRMRTSINVVGDSFGAGIVHFLSQKELALIDGRGEELETDPTTLKLQALANHQEGSIGSGYTVLPSQDEEELPEKMDAASQYSEKDEEEPDEEEEEKKKEE